A region from the Natronorubrum halophilum genome encodes:
- a CDS encoding DUF502 domain-containing protein — MSSVKGDFGRGLIVIVPVLVTLFILYALYSFIANVTPGVLLNSETLGAVVPGLGEYALERLAGFLRVLSFVGFLALLMYVIGQFMETTIGEVLEAIVDYAANRIPGVRVVYNASKTASETTFGSEKTLQTPVKVETWDGLWMTAFKTGQTTREGRMTLFLPTSPNITTGFVLEVAADEIIELDETVEEALTRVVSAGFGDADHAETEGGDVSLNVIGELQPERERRD; from the coding sequence ATGAGTTCGGTAAAAGGGGACTTCGGACGGGGACTCATCGTCATCGTCCCCGTTCTCGTGACGCTGTTTATCCTCTACGCGCTCTACTCGTTCATCGCGAACGTCACGCCCGGCGTGTTGCTCAACTCCGAAACGCTCGGGGCGGTGGTGCCGGGCCTCGGTGAGTACGCCCTCGAGCGACTCGCCGGCTTCCTTCGCGTCCTCTCGTTCGTCGGGTTTCTCGCCCTCCTGATGTACGTTATCGGCCAGTTTATGGAGACGACGATCGGCGAGGTTCTCGAGGCGATCGTCGACTACGCCGCGAACCGTATTCCCGGCGTTCGGGTCGTCTACAACGCGTCGAAAACCGCGAGCGAGACCACGTTCGGATCGGAGAAAACCCTCCAGACGCCGGTCAAAGTCGAGACGTGGGATGGGCTCTGGATGACCGCGTTCAAAACGGGACAGACGACGCGCGAGGGGCGAATGACGCTCTTTTTGCCGACCTCGCCGAACATCACCACGGGATTCGTCCTCGAGGTAGCCGCCGACGAGATCATCGAACTGGACGAAACCGTAGAGGAAGCACTCACTCGAGTCGTCAGCGCCGGCTTCGGCGATGCGGACCACGCTGAAACCGAGGGTGGCGACGTCTCGTTGAACGTTATCGGCGAGCTACAGCCGGAACGAGAGCGGCGGGACTAG
- a CDS encoding DUF7388 family protein, producing the protein MLTTNTVARAGLDAIALKPAECTVSDAASIPVDTIAIDYEGRDHLPAAETLRTLSRGANVLLTTPVRADGFDPLGDDSLVADLPDAVGRVLVAGHPAYLTDEERERAVAPRLGAALEAEPDAWVGTESVERIAMATGATQYDLLSRSTDRELRALRSAGFDGDIAVYAPTVLTDDENALLDAVGTYVARRQPVARALPEDTATDASATGRAREILLEAVADYALAGTAAELRKQTDSLRATGATTVVGYPAQGLEPFLA; encoded by the coding sequence ATGCTCACAACGAACACCGTCGCCCGTGCCGGACTGGATGCGATCGCTCTCAAACCCGCCGAGTGTACCGTCTCGGACGCCGCGTCGATCCCGGTCGACACGATCGCGATCGACTACGAGGGTCGCGACCATCTACCCGCCGCGGAGACCCTTCGAACCCTCTCGAGGGGTGCGAACGTCCTCCTTACGACGCCCGTCCGAGCCGACGGCTTCGATCCGCTGGGCGACGACTCGCTAGTCGCGGACCTGCCCGACGCGGTCGGCCGCGTCCTCGTCGCGGGCCACCCCGCCTACCTCACCGACGAGGAACGCGAGCGGGCCGTCGCACCACGACTGGGCGCGGCCCTCGAGGCCGAACCGGACGCGTGGGTGGGGACCGAAAGCGTCGAACGGATCGCGATGGCGACGGGGGCGACGCAGTACGATCTGCTCTCGCGGAGCACCGACCGGGAACTGCGCGCGCTTCGGTCGGCCGGGTTCGACGGCGATATCGCCGTCTACGCCCCCACGGTGTTGACCGACGACGAAAACGCCCTCCTCGACGCCGTCGGCACCTACGTCGCTCGGCGACAGCCCGTCGCACGGGCGCTGCCCGAGGACACCGCGACCGACGCGAGCGCTACCGGACGCGCTCGAGAGATCCTGCTCGAGGCGGTCGCCGACTACGCGCTCGCCGGGACCGCCGCCGAGCTACGCAAGCAGACCGATTCGCTCCGCGCGACCGGCGCAACGACGGTCGTCGGCTACCCGGCGCAGGGCCTCGAGCCGTTTCTGGCGTGA
- a CDS encoding NUDIX hydrolase, giving the protein MPRTTMTLEPVAAYDPLEIDDQEYDAAVLAPIIERDGEDHLLFTRRADHLGEHPGQMSFPGGGAEPIDDTILETALREANEEIGLEAHETEIIGQLDDIRTITEYAVTPFVARVPDREYVRDGSEVAEIVVLPLSGLLDPANYEYERRDHPYYGDIVIHYFHVDGYTVWGATGRILVQLLELTTDFEAPIRVDRSQG; this is encoded by the coding sequence ATGCCACGGACGACCATGACCCTCGAGCCGGTCGCGGCGTACGACCCGCTCGAGATCGACGACCAGGAATACGATGCGGCCGTCCTCGCGCCGATCATCGAGCGCGACGGCGAGGATCACCTGCTGTTTACCCGACGGGCCGACCACCTCGGCGAGCACCCCGGGCAGATGAGCTTCCCCGGCGGCGGAGCCGAACCGATCGACGACACCATTCTCGAGACCGCGCTCCGAGAGGCGAACGAGGAGATCGGTCTCGAGGCCCACGAGACCGAGATCATCGGCCAACTGGACGATATCCGAACGATCACGGAGTACGCCGTCACTCCCTTCGTCGCCCGCGTTCCCGACCGCGAGTACGTGCGCGACGGCTCCGAAGTCGCCGAAATCGTCGTCCTCCCGCTCTCGGGACTACTCGACCCCGCAAACTACGAGTACGAACGCCGCGACCACCCCTACTACGGCGACATCGTCATCCACTACTTCCACGTCGACGGCTACACCGTCTGGGGGGCGACCGGCCGCATTCTCGTCCAGCTACTCGAGTTGACGACCGACTTCGAGGCCCCGATTCGGGTCGACCGGTCGCAGGGATAG
- a CDS encoding NAD(P)/FAD-dependent oxidoreductase yields the protein MTDSLEAELAVGADAFVREGEGLEVAVVGAGAVGATTAYDLAREGVDVTLYDRGQVASGASGRAAGLCYDAFADPVDAEIGGDAIKRFRAFSGDDTFPFVECPYVWLAREGDADRADAIRDQIERMQENGVVALEGDADALEDRFPTLRTDDVAVAGIAGGAGYTDPGRYTACLAAAASGAGASLEPNTSVRVRTDPSRVVLEDGTEREVDAVVVTAGAHTKRVLADAGVPIAMKPYRVQALVARAALEEPMCYDASSGFYLRPHPEGLLAGDGTEHVEADPDDYERGADPDFAKDLLERVHRRLPGADLELDRAWAGLCTATPDRDPLVGELLSGLYVATGFQGHGFMRAPAVGERLAKQVLGGGGIDAFDPTRFDGDESFAIVDGMAIDSES from the coding sequence ATGACCGACTCCCTCGAGGCGGAACTCGCCGTCGGAGCGGACGCGTTCGTTCGGGAGGGAGAAGGGCTCGAGGTCGCCGTCGTCGGCGCGGGTGCCGTCGGCGCGACGACGGCCTACGACCTCGCGCGCGAGGGTGTGGACGTAACGCTGTACGATCGGGGCCAGGTCGCAAGCGGCGCGAGCGGCCGGGCGGCGGGCCTCTGTTATGACGCCTTCGCGGACCCGGTCGACGCCGAAATCGGCGGCGACGCCATCAAACGGTTTCGGGCGTTTTCGGGCGACGATACCTTCCCCTTCGTGGAGTGTCCGTACGTTTGGCTCGCCCGCGAGGGAGACGCGGACCGAGCGGATGCCATCCGCGACCAGATCGAGCGGATGCAAGAGAACGGCGTCGTCGCGCTCGAGGGCGACGCCGACGCGCTCGAGGATCGCTTTCCGACGCTCCGGACGGACGACGTCGCCGTCGCGGGAATCGCCGGCGGGGCGGGATACACCGACCCCGGAAGATACACCGCCTGTCTCGCCGCTGCCGCATCCGGCGCGGGCGCGAGCCTCGAGCCGAACACCTCCGTTCGGGTTCGCACCGATCCCTCGCGCGTCGTTCTCGAGGACGGCACGGAACGCGAGGTCGACGCAGTGGTCGTCACCGCCGGCGCACACACCAAGCGGGTGCTTGCGGACGCCGGCGTCCCCATCGCGATGAAACCCTACCGAGTGCAGGCGCTCGTCGCGCGCGCGGCTCTCGAGGAACCGATGTGTTACGACGCGAGCAGCGGGTTCTACTTGCGGCCGCACCCGGAGGGACTCCTCGCGGGCGACGGGACGGAACACGTCGAAGCCGATCCCGACGACTACGAGCGCGGTGCGGATCCCGACTTCGCAAAGGACCTGCTCGAGCGCGTCCACCGACGACTCCCCGGGGCGGACCTCGAACTCGATCGGGCGTGGGCCGGACTCTGTACGGCGACGCCGGATCGGGACCCGCTGGTCGGCGAATTGCTATCGGGGTTGTACGTCGCAACCGGGTTTCAGGGACACGGCTTCATGCGCGCGCCGGCGGTCGGCGAGCGGCTTGCGAAACAGGTTCTCGGTGGCGGCGGGATCGACGCGTTCGATCCCACTCGATTCGACGGCGACGAGTCGTTCGCGATCGTCGACGGAATGGCGATCGATTCCGAGTCCTAA
- a CDS encoding DUF7109 family protein has product MNATGDELAGIVDLFGGLTRPELERALSEAAFRADGQSVDETALETAIDDALESFALVRYERRHDGTRQSLLVAGPTAFPSVPEHAEDVPHILDIDRRHLDRDALGETVHGQFTEELEDAVAAGDDDRLRHLLDVSYDIEAWAPVDLAADRDRLEATLE; this is encoded by the coding sequence ATGAACGCGACCGGCGACGAACTGGCGGGCATCGTCGACCTCTTCGGCGGGTTGACGCGCCCGGAACTCGAGCGGGCGCTCTCGGAGGCGGCGTTCCGCGCGGACGGCCAGTCCGTCGACGAGACGGCGCTCGAGACGGCGATCGACGACGCCCTCGAGTCGTTTGCGCTCGTCCGGTACGAGCGACGCCACGACGGCACGCGCCAATCGTTGCTGGTCGCCGGCCCGACGGCGTTTCCGTCGGTTCCGGAACACGCCGAGGACGTGCCACACATCCTCGACATCGACCGACGACACCTCGATCGCGACGCCCTCGGCGAGACGGTCCACGGGCAGTTCACCGAGGAACTCGAGGACGCCGTCGCTGCCGGCGACGACGACCGGCTCCGTCACTTGCTCGACGTCAGCTACGACATCGAAGCGTGGGCACCCGTCGATCTCGCGGCCGACCGGGACCGGCTGGAGGCGACGCTCGAATGA